The Peribacillus simplex genome contains a region encoding:
- a CDS encoding MFS transporter, with the protein MNAEEKVFQASPKLPNAQKKTRTRWFIVFMLFLVTALNYADRATLSIAGTDMSGQLGLDSVMMGYVFSAFAWSYVAGQIPGGWLLDRFGSKKVYFWSITLWSTFTLLQGFIGFLGSAGTAVMVLFGLRFLVGLAEAPSFPANSRIVATWFPSHERGTAAATFNSAQYFATVLFAPIMGYITYKFGWEYVFFFMGALGIIVAFFWLKTIYGPKEHPRINKAELEYIEAGGALINMDQTSKNKEEKKGVNWNHIKQLLSNRMLLGVYLGQYCITTLTYFFLTWFPVYLVQERGMTILEVGLVASLPAICGFFGGILGGTFSDFLLRKGFSLTVARKLPIVVGMLLSMSLVAANYVDTEWVIIFVMALAFFGKGFGALGWAVVADTSPKEMSGVSGGLFNTFGNIAGITTPIIIGYIIATTGSFNGALVFVCANALVAICSYLFLVGEIKRVELKS; encoded by the coding sequence ATGAACGCTGAAGAAAAAGTTTTTCAAGCATCTCCTAAACTGCCAAATGCCCAGAAAAAAACACGGACACGATGGTTCATTGTCTTCATGCTCTTTTTGGTTACCGCCCTGAATTATGCAGATCGTGCGACGCTATCAATAGCAGGTACGGACATGTCTGGTCAGCTTGGTCTCGATTCAGTCATGATGGGCTATGTTTTCTCCGCTTTTGCATGGTCTTACGTAGCTGGACAAATTCCGGGCGGATGGCTTTTGGACCGTTTTGGCTCAAAAAAAGTTTACTTTTGGAGTATCACGCTATGGTCCACCTTTACGCTTTTACAAGGATTTATCGGATTTCTCGGTTCTGCCGGAACGGCTGTCATGGTATTGTTCGGACTGCGTTTTTTAGTTGGATTGGCAGAGGCTCCTTCCTTCCCGGCCAACAGCCGCATCGTTGCTACCTGGTTCCCAAGCCATGAACGCGGAACCGCGGCTGCCACTTTCAATTCAGCCCAGTATTTTGCAACCGTTCTCTTTGCACCGATCATGGGCTACATTACGTATAAATTTGGTTGGGAATACGTCTTCTTCTTTATGGGCGCTTTAGGAATCATCGTTGCTTTCTTCTGGCTGAAAACGATATATGGCCCAAAGGAACATCCGCGCATCAACAAAGCTGAGCTTGAATATATCGAAGCAGGCGGCGCTTTGATCAATATGGATCAAACCTCTAAAAATAAGGAAGAAAAGAAAGGCGTCAACTGGAATCATATTAAGCAGCTTTTATCAAACCGCATGCTGTTAGGTGTTTATCTCGGACAATATTGCATTACGACGTTAACGTACTTTTTCCTTACATGGTTTCCTGTGTACCTTGTACAAGAAAGAGGCATGACCATTCTTGAAGTTGGGCTCGTCGCTTCCCTTCCGGCCATTTGTGGATTTTTTGGCGGCATTCTCGGAGGGACATTCTCGGATTTCTTGCTACGGAAGGGATTCTCATTGACTGTCGCCCGAAAATTGCCAATTGTAGTTGGGATGCTTCTATCGATGAGCTTGGTGGCTGCAAACTATGTAGATACGGAATGGGTTATCATTTTCGTTATGGCCCTAGCGTTTTTCGGTAAAGGATTCGGGGCACTCGGCTGGGCGGTAGTGGCCGATACCTCACCAAAGGAAATGTCCGGTGTCAGTGGCGGGCTTTTCAACACATTCGGTAACATCGCAGGCATCACAACACCCATTATCATCGGATACATCATTGCCACGACAGGATCATTTAATGGGGCGCTAGTCTTCGTATGTGCCAATGCTCTTGTCGCGATTTGCAGCTATTTATTCCTTGTTGGTGAAATTAAACGTGTAGAGTTAAAATCATAG
- the gudD gene encoding glucarate dehydratase, whose protein sequence is MNNQMLKDNVKIGTPVISEMSVIPVAGHDGMLLNLSGAHAPYFTRNIVILKDNAGNTGVGEVPGGEKIRQTLEDAKQLVVGQSIGTYNNILNTIRKQFADRDAGGRGLQTFDLRIAIHAVTALEAALLDLVGQYLGVPVAALLGEGQQRDKVEMLGYLFYVGDRNKTDLGYLSEPEAADDWIRLRHEEALTPESIVRLAEAAHSRYGFNDFKLKGGVLRGEEEIEAVTALAERFPEARITLDPNGGWLLKDAIELCRDQHHVLAYAEDPCGAENGFSAREIMTEFRRATGLPTATNMIATDWRQMGHSIQLQSVDIPLADPHFWTMQGSVRVAQMCNDWGLTWGSHSNNHFDISLAMFTHVAAAAPGKITAIDTHWIWQDGQRLTKEPFKIVGGMVDVPSKPGLGIEVDMEQIEKAHQLYKQKGLGARDDSMAMQYLISGWEFNPKSPCLVR, encoded by the coding sequence ATGAACAATCAAATGCTTAAGGATAATGTAAAAATCGGAACACCGGTAATTTCAGAAATGAGCGTCATTCCAGTTGCAGGCCATGACGGCATGCTGCTGAACTTGAGTGGTGCCCATGCTCCTTATTTCACCCGGAACATTGTCATTTTGAAAGATAATGCGGGTAATACGGGTGTAGGTGAAGTTCCTGGAGGCGAAAAAATTCGCCAAACACTCGAAGATGCCAAACAATTGGTTGTCGGCCAGTCCATTGGGACATACAACAACATTCTGAATACCATCCGTAAGCAGTTTGCGGACCGGGATGCTGGAGGCCGCGGCCTTCAGACGTTCGATCTCCGTATAGCCATCCATGCCGTAACAGCATTGGAAGCGGCACTTCTGGATTTAGTCGGCCAATATTTAGGTGTTCCAGTTGCAGCCCTTCTCGGAGAAGGACAGCAGCGTGATAAGGTGGAAATGCTGGGCTACTTATTTTATGTAGGTGACCGCAATAAAACGGATCTTGGTTATTTAAGCGAGCCTGAAGCGGCAGATGACTGGATTCGCCTTCGTCATGAGGAAGCGCTCACACCTGAATCGATTGTCCGCTTGGCAGAAGCCGCCCACTCTCGCTATGGATTCAATGACTTTAAACTGAAAGGCGGGGTTTTGCGCGGGGAAGAAGAAATCGAAGCGGTGACGGCACTTGCGGAACGCTTCCCTGAAGCCAGGATCACCCTTGACCCAAATGGAGGCTGGCTGCTTAAGGATGCGATTGAACTTTGCCGGGATCAACATCATGTTTTAGCCTATGCGGAAGATCCATGCGGAGCGGAAAATGGTTTTTCCGCCCGGGAAATCATGACGGAATTCAGGCGCGCAACGGGCCTTCCGACCGCTACCAATATGATTGCAACGGACTGGAGGCAAATGGGGCACTCCATTCAACTTCAATCCGTGGACATCCCACTTGCCGATCCGCATTTTTGGACGATGCAAGGCTCCGTCCGTGTCGCTCAAATGTGCAACGACTGGGGATTGACATGGGGATCACATTCGAATAATCACTTTGACATTTCACTTGCCATGTTTACACACGTTGCTGCAGCCGCACCAGGAAAAATCACTGCGATCGATACCCACTGGATTTGGCAGGATGGGCAGCGTTTGACGAAAGAACCTTTTAAAATTGTCGGCGGAATGGTCGATGTCCCTTCCAAACCAGGACTCGGAATTGAAGTGGATATGGAACAAATCGAGAAGGCACATCAGCTTTATAAACAAAAAGGACTTGGTGCCCGTGATGATTCAATGGCGATGCAATACCTGATTTCCGGATGGGAGTTCAATCCAAAATCACCTTGCCTTGTCAGATGA
- a CDS encoding FadR/GntR family transcriptional regulator — translation MEESSKKLGVQSVHRNTLSQQVVDQIVHLLVSGQMKAGDKLPPEMELMKELEVSRPVLREALSALDTLGVITRKTREGTFFNDKIGTHPFSVMLALATDNLPAIIEARMALELGLVTMAAEKITDEQLEKLQVTIDTIANSEDNDYGEADKEFHKIIALSANNPIIEGMIDSLLITHNKINSLIQFRERELTVKYHKAIYAALAAHDPHEAFSQMYKHLDYVRQKVLQYSHAN, via the coding sequence ATGGAAGAATCGTCAAAGAAATTAGGCGTACAATCGGTACATCGCAACACTCTTTCACAACAAGTCGTGGATCAAATCGTGCACCTGCTCGTCAGCGGACAAATGAAAGCGGGCGACAAATTGCCTCCTGAAATGGAACTTATGAAAGAACTTGAAGTAAGCCGGCCTGTTTTACGGGAGGCGCTCAGTGCACTTGATACACTAGGTGTCATTACACGAAAAACGCGAGAAGGAACCTTTTTTAACGATAAAATCGGTACACATCCATTCTCTGTCATGCTGGCGCTGGCTACGGATAATTTACCAGCGATCATCGAAGCGCGAATGGCATTGGAGTTGGGATTGGTAACAATGGCTGCCGAGAAGATCACAGACGAACAACTGGAGAAACTGCAAGTTACGATTGACACGATTGCCAATAGTGAAGACAACGATTATGGAGAGGCCGATAAAGAATTCCACAAGATCATTGCTTTAAGTGCGAACAATCCCATTATCGAAGGCATGATCGATTCCTTATTGATTACCCATAATAAAATAAATAGCCTGATACAATTCAGGGAACGGGAACTGACTGTAAAGTATCATAAAGCCATATATGCGGCTCTTGCAGCACATGATCCACACGAAGCATTCAGCCAAATGTACAAGCACCTTGATTACGTACGTCAGAAAGTCCTTCAATATTCTCACGCAAATTAA
- a CDS encoding SDR family oxidoreductase: MKLQDKVAVVTGAASGMGKQIAIDYAREGAKVVVSDLNLDGANETVEEIKANGGMAFAIKTNVAVEEDIQHLIDTTVSTYGTVDILVNNAGIMDGMEPAGDIEDSRWDRIFAINTTSVMRSTRKVLPIFLEKQKGVIINIASAGGLYGARAGAAYTASKHAVVGFTKNTGFMYANKGIRCNAIAPGGVETNIGSSMTNINEFGFSRQQLGMAINPRNGKPEEIAKVALFLASDDSSFVNGTVITADAGWSAY; encoded by the coding sequence ATGAAATTACAAGACAAAGTTGCAGTAGTGACAGGCGCAGCATCTGGCATGGGGAAACAAATTGCTATAGATTATGCTAGAGAAGGGGCTAAAGTCGTCGTATCGGATTTGAATCTTGATGGCGCGAACGAGACGGTGGAAGAAATAAAAGCGAATGGCGGAATGGCCTTTGCCATTAAAACGAACGTAGCGGTGGAGGAAGATATTCAACATTTGATCGATACCACGGTAAGTACGTATGGCACGGTGGATATTTTAGTGAATAACGCGGGTATCATGGATGGCATGGAACCTGCTGGAGACATAGAAGATTCTAGATGGGATCGGATTTTTGCCATTAACACGACAAGCGTCATGCGTTCGACTAGAAAGGTATTGCCGATCTTTTTAGAAAAACAAAAAGGGGTCATCATCAATATTGCTTCTGCTGGCGGTTTGTACGGTGCCCGAGCAGGCGCAGCATACACTGCCTCTAAGCATGCAGTGGTTGGGTTCACAAAAAACACGGGCTTCATGTATGCCAATAAAGGGATTCGCTGCAATGCAATAGCACCAGGCGGAGTTGAAACCAATATCGGTTCCAGCATGACGAATATCAATGAGTTTGGCTTCTCCCGCCAACAATTGGGTATGGCCATCAATCCACGCAATGGCAAACCTGAGGAAATCGCTAAAGTGGCTTTGTTCCTTGCTTCAGACGATTCCAGTTTTGTTAATGGCACTGTCATCACGGCAGATGCTGGTTGGAGTGCGTATTAA
- a CDS encoding TetR/AcrR family transcriptional regulator, with translation MSNNNTGIDRRIRKSKLALKESLISLMQHKDFRDISITDIVERADLNRGTFYKHYQYKEELLEEVMEDVIADLIISYREPYKNVETFTINELTASVIKIFEHVANYANIYTLILKSNAWPTLLERICNELKKLPLEDLEDYRPNPKINTELASSYQAYAILGMIIEWVNTGFKYSADYMAEQLLEIINNKSVNAVYKINHTFKQK, from the coding sequence ATGTCCAATAATAATACTGGGATTGATAGGAGGATCAGGAAATCCAAACTGGCTTTGAAAGAATCTCTCATATCATTAATGCAACACAAGGATTTCAGGGATATATCGATTACTGACATTGTAGAACGCGCCGACCTTAATCGGGGTACATTTTACAAACACTATCAGTACAAAGAGGAACTGCTTGAAGAGGTCATGGAGGATGTAATTGCCGATTTGATCATATCTTACCGGGAACCTTATAAAAACGTTGAAACTTTCACCATCAATGAACTCACGGCTTCAGTGATCAAAATATTTGAACATGTAGCTAACTATGCAAACATTTATACCCTCATCCTAAAGTCGAATGCATGGCCTACATTACTGGAAAGGATTTGTAATGAATTAAAGAAACTTCCATTGGAAGACCTGGAAGATTACCGGCCGAATCCTAAGATCAATACAGAACTTGCCTCCAGTTATCAGGCATATGCGATCTTAGGCATGATCATCGAATGGGTCAACACCGGCTTTAAATACAGCGCTGACTATATGGCTGAACAGTTACTGGAAATCATTAATAATAAATCGGTAAATGCCGTCTATAAAATAAACCATACATTTAAGCAGAAATAA
- a CDS encoding alpha/beta fold hydrolase, whose translation MEIRVNQIEWNGQTFQYRESGDVSAPPLVVLHAMGKSAESWDQVAAALGENYRVLALDQRGHGGSERTNTYTFELMRDDLRHFADALNLGRFSLIGHSMGGTVSYLFSQTFPSRIDRLIVEDTPPPFSDEPIEVPSQPSGPLPFDWQVVPSIIQQLNEPNPEWWARLTDIMMPTLVIGGGSSHIPQNILQEVSELIPNCELVTIEDAGHFVHEDNLSAFLAAVTRFLSKGQAL comes from the coding sequence ATGGAAATACGGGTTAATCAAATTGAATGGAATGGACAAACGTTTCAATACCGGGAGAGCGGGGATGTTTCTGCACCACCGCTTGTTGTTCTGCACGCGATGGGTAAAAGTGCAGAATCATGGGATCAAGTGGCTGCCGCATTAGGAGAAAATTATCGTGTATTAGCTTTAGATCAACGGGGACACGGTGGGAGTGAGAGAACCAATACATACACATTCGAATTGATGCGCGATGATTTGCGTCATTTTGCGGATGCGCTGAATTTGGGAAGATTTTCGCTAATAGGGCATTCCATGGGGGGGACAGTTTCCTATCTTTTCTCGCAAACTTTTCCTTCGAGGATAGATAGGCTGATTGTCGAAGATACGCCTCCACCTTTCTCGGATGAACCAATTGAGGTTCCCTCCCAACCTTCTGGCCCTCTGCCGTTTGATTGGCAGGTTGTGCCATCGATAATACAGCAGCTTAATGAACCCAATCCCGAATGGTGGGCGCGTCTTACCGATATTATGATGCCGACGCTTGTTATAGGGGGCGGGTCGAGCCATATACCCCAAAATATATTGCAGGAAGTCTCCGAGCTTATTCCGAATTGCGAATTGGTGACGATAGAGGATGCAGGACACTTTGTGCATGAAGATAATTTATCAGCTTTCCTGGCTGCCGTAACAAGGTTTCTTTCCAAAGGGCAGGCGCTTTAA
- a CDS encoding LysR family transcriptional regulator: protein MEILQLQYFQTVARLEHMTKAAEQLQIAQPSLSKTISRLEEDLGVALFDREHRKIKLNAAGRIFLNRVERAFAELNEGRREIVELTDQDQKNITLAVTIPRVLPDLLGTFLSQYPDVRFQQFLKSISSMKQLLIEGEIDYCISSVPIEGPDLKWEPLITEEIYLIVPPDHRLAGRESITLQEVKDEPFISMNTGFGFRSLTDQFCLEAGFVQHIAFEGDEPAVISDLVRKGLGVAFVSELTWLHQTGSLSHKIRITEPACQRTIGLGWSEKRYFTPVAKQFRLFVMDYFAAANSARPKDE from the coding sequence ATGGAAATATTACAGCTCCAGTACTTTCAAACCGTAGCACGGCTGGAACATATGACAAAGGCTGCGGAACAACTTCAGATTGCTCAGCCATCCCTCAGTAAAACCATATCCCGGCTTGAAGAGGATTTGGGAGTCGCACTGTTCGATAGGGAACACCGGAAAATCAAGCTCAATGCAGCAGGACGAATTTTCTTGAACCGTGTTGAACGCGCTTTTGCGGAACTGAATGAAGGGAGGCGCGAAATAGTGGAATTAACAGATCAAGACCAAAAGAACATCACCTTGGCCGTTACCATTCCCAGGGTCCTGCCTGATTTATTGGGTACATTTTTATCTCAATACCCGGATGTCCGTTTTCAACAATTCCTAAAATCCATATCATCCATGAAGCAGCTTCTAATAGAAGGAGAAATTGATTATTGCATATCATCCGTTCCGATTGAAGGCCCGGACTTAAAGTGGGAACCGCTGATCACCGAAGAAATATACTTGATTGTGCCTCCCGATCACCGGTTGGCAGGCAGGGAAAGCATTACACTTCAAGAAGTGAAAGATGAACCATTCATCAGTATGAACACAGGCTTCGGGTTCCGCAGCCTCACCGACCAATTTTGCCTCGAAGCGGGATTCGTCCAGCACATTGCATTTGAAGGAGATGAACCTGCTGTCATCTCGGACCTTGTCAGGAAAGGGCTGGGAGTCGCCTTCGTATCCGAATTGACATGGCTCCATCAAACCGGGTCATTATCCCATAAAATCCGGATAACCGAACCTGCTTGTCAAAGAACAATAGGGCTCGGCTGGTCAGAAAAACGCTACTTCACCCCAGTAGCCAAGCAATTTAGGTTATTTGTCATGGATTACTTCGCTGCCGCCAACTCCGCCAGACCAAAGGATGAATAA
- a CDS encoding YhgE/Pip domain-containing protein: MKGLQLVFQDIKAMWKHKHGRIALIFLLVVPLIYSGFFLAGYWNPYGKLDQLPVAVVNLDHGSKMDDKPVEAGEDFVEQLKKQKELDFHFVTAKEANTGLKEGTYYMVVTIPEDFSQNVTTLMDKKPETAKLLYTVNPGKNFVASQISSTAVEKMTAKINASITKVYSEGILSKFQDVSNGLADAGAGAETLHQGTADAKNGTEKLNDGIQDLNDGAQKLQTGSTKLLDGQEALAAGAKVLTSGSQTLHSGMKHLSDAHDSLENGMNEVSKGVEKWSAGNAKLMQGQEQAADTANTLKKQLDAYLKSHPDAIKDQDFKHIVALSEGLSKAAATLHAGQKQLGEGAVKVADGQATVQTGMNAFGDKMAQATSGAKQLNDGSEELANGLFKWKNGFSTLHDGIDSLAGGSSRLASGSTELQDGLAALETGSSKLSTKLNEAADKTASLQYDDSTTSMFSEPVQLVQSNLSEVPNYGTGIAPYFLSLAFYVGGIMASNILPLGRRQNLKVTGTVHFTNKLMLVYVIGLVQALLVDAVVLLGFHLHVASVPVFILSSIIVSFTFMTFILMLVTVFGVVGKFAAVTLLVFQLATCGGTFPGELGMSLLTKIGQFLPMAHSLKELQEVISLGGWENLRTQIWILLAYLVSAAIIGWIASHIQHAKVTSEEVTS; this comes from the coding sequence ATGAAAGGTTTACAACTTGTATTTCAAGATATAAAAGCGATGTGGAAACATAAACACGGGAGAATCGCCTTGATTTTCCTTTTGGTCGTTCCATTGATTTACTCAGGTTTCTTCTTGGCAGGATATTGGAACCCTTATGGAAAGTTGGATCAGCTCCCTGTGGCAGTGGTCAATCTAGATCATGGTTCAAAAATGGACGATAAGCCAGTCGAGGCTGGAGAGGATTTCGTTGAACAATTGAAAAAGCAGAAAGAATTGGATTTTCACTTTGTCACGGCAAAGGAGGCAAATACGGGTCTTAAGGAAGGTACCTATTATATGGTAGTCACGATTCCGGAAGATTTTTCGCAAAATGTCACGACTTTAATGGATAAAAAACCGGAAACGGCTAAACTTTTGTATACTGTCAATCCAGGTAAGAACTTCGTTGCCTCACAGATCAGCTCTACTGCTGTTGAAAAGATGACTGCAAAAATCAACGCAAGCATCACGAAAGTCTATTCTGAAGGCATCCTTTCGAAATTCCAGGACGTTTCTAACGGCTTGGCGGATGCCGGGGCTGGAGCGGAAACGCTTCATCAAGGAACGGCGGATGCGAAAAACGGAACTGAGAAATTGAATGATGGCATTCAGGATTTGAATGATGGCGCCCAGAAGCTGCAAACAGGAAGCACCAAACTCTTGGATGGACAAGAAGCCTTAGCGGCTGGTGCGAAAGTATTAACATCAGGTTCCCAGACCTTGCATTCCGGCATGAAGCATCTATCTGATGCACATGACTCATTGGAAAATGGGATGAATGAAGTAAGTAAGGGTGTTGAGAAATGGTCAGCCGGAAATGCAAAATTGATGCAGGGGCAAGAACAGGCTGCCGATACAGCGAATACTCTAAAAAAACAATTGGATGCCTATTTGAAAAGTCATCCTGATGCAATAAAGGATCAAGACTTCAAGCATATCGTTGCCCTTTCAGAAGGTTTATCCAAAGCAGCCGCCACTTTACATGCCGGTCAAAAGCAATTGGGCGAAGGTGCTGTCAAAGTGGCTGATGGACAAGCAACCGTTCAAACCGGGATGAATGCTTTTGGAGATAAAATGGCACAAGCTACCTCGGGTGCCAAACAATTAAACGATGGTTCTGAAGAATTGGCGAATGGATTATTTAAATGGAAAAATGGTTTCTCCACTTTACATGACGGAATCGATTCGCTAGCTGGCGGAAGCAGCAGGCTAGCCAGTGGATCGACGGAACTTCAAGACGGACTGGCTGCACTGGAAACGGGTTCAAGCAAATTATCCACCAAGCTTAATGAAGCTGCCGATAAAACGGCCAGCCTTCAGTACGACGATTCGACAACTTCAATGTTCTCTGAACCCGTCCAATTGGTCCAATCCAATTTATCTGAAGTACCTAACTACGGAACCGGGATTGCTCCTTATTTTCTGTCGTTGGCCTTTTATGTAGGCGGCATCATGGCTTCCAATATCTTGCCGCTTGGCCGCAGGCAGAATCTTAAGGTTACCGGAACCGTTCATTTCACGAATAAATTAATGCTCGTATATGTAATCGGCTTGGTTCAGGCACTTCTAGTGGATGCAGTCGTCCTTCTCGGATTCCATTTACACGTGGCCAGTGTCCCTGTATTCATTCTATCAAGCATCATCGTTTCATTTACCTTCATGACATTCATTCTAATGTTGGTGACCGTATTCGGAGTGGTGGGCAAATTCGCAGCCGTGACCCTTCTCGTGTTCCAATTGGCGACCTGCGGTGGAACATTCCCAGGCGAACTGGGCATGTCATTATTGACGAAAATCGGTCAATTTTTACCTATGGCCCACTCATTAAAGGAACTTCAAGAGGTCATCTCATTAGGCGGCTGGGAAAACTTGCGAACGCAGATTTGGATCTTACTTGCCTATCTCGTTTCTGCAGCGATCATTGGCTGGATAGCCAGTCATATCCAGCATGCAAAAGTAACTTCAGAGGAAGTGACATCTTGA
- a CDS encoding DHA2 family efflux MFS transporter permease subunit yields the protein MSTAQTNEKKGSYGILAILMVGAFIAILNSTLLNIALPSIQIDLGIETSTVQWLTTGYMLVNGIMIPTTAFLIRKYSVRNLFLTAMLLFSIGTIVAGVAHVFPLLLSARMVQAAGSAIMMPLLMNVLLTSFPVEKRGSAMGLFGLVMMFAPAIGPTLSGWIIEHYDWRMLFHFITPLALLVLIFGFFKLKDHKEKVDIKIDKLSVTLSSLGFGGLLYGFSSAGSKGWDSPWVYGTLIVGAISLILFISRQLKMETPMLEFRIFKHPMFALSATISIVLNMAMFSGMILIPMYTQTVRGISPFDSGLLMLPGALLMALMSPVTGKLFDKFGARILASIGLLITVVTTYLLSKLSMETTYTEIVILFSVRSFGMSMSMMPIMTNGLNSLPARMNPHGTAMNNTLNQISGAIGTALLVTVMSNRAASTAEDLMTKAMSKLTSQPTAEMMGQMKAQIGMQAMLDGINFSFFVSTFIAGVALILALFLKRAWPAEEKPAAKKDQTA from the coding sequence GTGAGTACTGCACAAACAAATGAGAAAAAGGGGTCGTATGGCATTTTGGCCATACTGATGGTCGGGGCGTTCATAGCGATACTGAATTCAACCCTTTTAAATATTGCACTGCCATCGATCCAAATAGACCTGGGAATCGAGACTTCCACAGTCCAATGGCTGACAACGGGCTACATGCTCGTGAACGGAATCATGATTCCGACAACAGCCTTCTTAATAAGGAAATATTCTGTGCGTAATCTGTTCCTGACAGCCATGCTCCTATTCTCAATCGGGACGATCGTTGCTGGTGTAGCGCATGTATTCCCGCTATTATTGAGCGCACGTATGGTTCAGGCTGCCGGTTCGGCAATCATGATGCCATTATTGATGAACGTACTTTTAACTTCTTTCCCTGTTGAAAAACGGGGCTCGGCAATGGGACTATTCGGTTTGGTCATGATGTTTGCCCCTGCAATCGGGCCGACGCTTTCAGGCTGGATCATCGAACATTATGATTGGAGAATGCTATTCCATTTCATTACTCCGCTAGCTTTACTAGTGCTTATTTTCGGCTTCTTTAAACTTAAAGACCACAAGGAAAAAGTCGATATCAAGATCGATAAATTATCGGTCACCCTATCCAGCTTGGGCTTTGGAGGCCTGCTTTACGGATTCAGTTCGGCAGGCAGCAAGGGTTGGGATAGCCCGTGGGTATATGGAACACTGATTGTCGGTGCCATTTCCCTGATCCTTTTCATTTCCCGCCAGCTTAAAATGGAAACGCCAATGCTTGAGTTCAGGATCTTCAAGCACCCGATGTTCGCTTTATCCGCAACGATCTCAATCGTACTGAACATGGCGATGTTCTCGGGGATGATCTTAATTCCGATGTACACACAAACAGTACGTGGCATTTCACCATTCGATTCTGGATTACTGATGCTTCCAGGTGCGTTATTAATGGCCCTCATGTCACCGGTTACCGGTAAGCTTTTCGATAAGTTCGGTGCCCGCATCCTTGCTTCAATCGGTTTGCTTATCACTGTGGTAACTACGTATTTGCTAAGTAAATTATCAATGGAAACTACGTATACAGAAATTGTAATCCTGTTTTCCGTTCGTTCCTTCGGGATGTCAATGTCCATGATGCCGATCATGACAAATGGCTTGAACTCGCTGCCAGCCCGCATGAATCCGCACGGTACAGCGATGAATAACACACTGAACCAAATTTCCGGTGCGATCGGTACGGCATTGCTCGTTACGGTCATGTCTAACCGTGCAGCTTCTACTGCCGAAGATTTAATGACGAAAGCGATGAGCAAATTAACAAGCCAGCCCACTGCTGAGATGATGGGCCAAATGAAAGCCCAAATCGGGATGCAGGCAATGCTGGATGGAATTAACTTCTCCTTCTTTGTATCTACCTTCATTGCCGGTGTGGCGCTGATTCTGGCATTATTCCTTAAGCGTGCTTGGCCGGCTGAAGAAAAACCAGCTGCGAAAAAAGATCAAACCGCTTAA